Part of the Terriglobia bacterium genome, TCTGCACTTCGACCTTGATCTGCGCCGTCACATCCTTGAACAGGCGCACCGGGACCTTGAACTCGCCCAGGGTCTTGAGCGGCTCGTCGAGCTGGATCTTGCGACGGTCAATGTTGAAGCCCTTCTTTTCCAGCTCGGCGGCCAGGTCGCCTGAGGTCACGGAGCCAAAGAGCTGCTCGTGCTCGCCCGAGCGGCGGTGGAAGGTGATGGTGACGCCCGCGATTTGAGCGGCCAGCGCTTCGGCGTCCGCCTTGTCCTTCTGCAGGCGGCGCACCGAGGCGGCCTTCATCTGCTCGATGACCGACTTGTTCGCCTTCGTCGCCTCGATGGCAAGCTTCTTGGGCAGCTCTGCGAGGCTTTTGTCTGTTCTCTCAGGCCACCTGGATGCTTTCGATGCCCAGGATACTGGCAAGTTTCCGGATCCTGGATCCTATATGCCCCACTCCTATCGCGCAATGATGGGCGGGTCCCTGACAACACCAGGCATCCATAAATTCCTTTATGCCAAGACGGAATTTATAGCGGCTGTTCGTATTGCCAATCTCGTTCT contains:
- a CDS encoding arabinose isomerase, whose translation is NEIGNTNSRYKFRLGIKEFMDAWCCQGPAHHCAIGVGHIGSRIRKLASILGIESIQVA
- the rplI gene encoding 50S ribosomal protein L9, with the protein product MPVSWASKASRWPERTDKSLAELPKKLAIEATKANKSVIEQMKAASVRRLQKDKADAEALAAQIAGVTITFHRRSGEHEQLFGSVTSGDLAAELEKKGFNIDRRKIQLDEPLKTLGEFKVPVRLFKDVTAQIKVEVQKEAEPEQ